In uncultured Desulfuromonas sp., the genomic stretch CTGCCCTGACCTTTTTGGCTGTCGAGGGTGATGCTGCCGCGTAATGATTCGATGGCGCGTTTGACGACGTCCATGCCGACGCCGCGCCCGGAGAGTCCGGTGACTTTCTGGGCGGTGGAGAAGCCGGGGGCGAAGATGAGGTTGAGCAGGTCGGTGTGGCTGAGTTGTTCGTCGGCGCCGATGACGCCTTTGCTGATGGCTTTTTGGCGGATCACTTCGGGGTCCATGCCTTTGCCGTCGTCGCTGATGTTGATGATGACGCTGTCGCCGGAATGTTCGGCGCTTAAGTGGACCTGGCCGGTGCGGGGCTTGCCGGCGGCGACGCGGTCGTCGGGCATCTCGATGCCGTGGTCCATGCTGTTGCGGATGATGTGGACGAGGGGGTCGCCGAGTTGCTCGATGACGGTTTTGTCGAGTTCGGTGTCGGCGCCGGTGGTTTTGAGTTCGACTTCTTTGCCGAGGTCGGCGCTGATGTCGCGCACGAGGCGTTTGAATTTGCTGAAGGTGCTGCCGATGGGTAGCATGCGGATGTTGAGGGTGCTGTCGCGTAAGTCTTCGGTGAGGCGTTCGACTTCTTCGGCGATGGAGAGCAAATCGGCGTCGTGGCGCTGGTTGGCGACTTGGCTGAGGCGCGATTGGACGGTGACCATTTCGCCGACGAGGTTGACGAGGTCGTCGAGTTTGTCGGCGGGGACGCGCAGGCTGCTGGCTGTTTGGGTTTTTTCTTTTTTCTTTGCTTTGAGTTTGCGAACTTCTTGCTGTTCGAGCAGGGCGGAGTCAACTTGGTCGCGACTGACGAGCTTGGCTTCGACGAGCAGGTCGCCAATGCGTTTGTTGTGGGCGAGGACGTCGTCGATTTCGGCTTGGCTGATCTCGCCGCGTTCGACAAGGATGTCACCGAGGCGTTTGCGGTCCATGCCGTCTTCATCGCTGCCGAGGTCTATGGCTTTGATCGTCAGTTCGCTGTCGTCTTCGACGAAGATGAACACGTCGCGTATGGCGTCTTCGCCGCAGTCGCTGGTGAGGATGATGTCCCAGCTGGAATAGCAGTTTTCGGGATCGAGTTCTTCGAGGTCGACGATGTTGGCTTTTTGGGCGATGGTGCGGCTTTCTCCTAGCTCAGCGAGTTCGTCGAGTAGTTGGGCGATGGAGGTGCCGTTGTGCAGGATGTCGAGTGACGGCCGAAAACGGATGCGGTAGGTGGTGATTTCGTCTTTGGGGGTGCGGTCTTCTTGTTCTGCTGTTGTGGTTGTATCGACTGCGGCCGGGGCGTTTCCACTGCTGGATAGGGCTTGAAATCGCGCAACGAGGTCGGCGCCTTGAGCAGCGTATTGCTCTTGTTCGTCGGCGTCGCAGTCGAGTAATGACAGGATATGGTCGCGGGCTTTGAGCGACAGGTCGACGAGTTGTTTGGTGACGGGCAACTCACCGTTACGCACCAGGTCGAAGACGGTTTCAACTTCGTGGGTGAAGCTGGAGATGGTGGTGAAGCCGAACATGGCACCGGAGCCTTTGATGGTGTGCATGGCCCGGAACACTTTGCTGATGGTCTCGTGGTCGTCGGGCTGCTCTTCGAGTTCTAATAGCGAGTCTTCGAGCTCACTGAGCAGTTCGTAGGCTTCTTCTTTAAAGGCGTTTTGTGGGGCATCCTGCATGGGCGTCCTCGTCTCAGCTCTGTGGTTTCAGGTCAGGTTTTCCGGGATCCACAGGCATTTTCCCGGATCTTCAGCATCGTTGCAGGCCTGATCGCGGAAAAAGCCCAGGGATTGAGCGCGATCGATTAAGGCTTCGGTGCTTTGGTCTTTGAGCTGGAAGTGTTTGCTGTGTTTTTGTGCGTATTTGTTGGCGCTGCACAACAGCTGCAGCACGCTGTAGTCGATGTCGGTGACGGCGGCCATGTCGAGGATGACGTGGTTATGGTCCTGCAGGACGCTGAGTAGATCGTCTTTGAACTGACGGATGGTGGCGATACCCAGATCACCGCTGACGATCAGCAGTTGGTAGGTTGCGCCGTCACTGTTTTGAATGGTTTTGCTTTCCAGCTCAAACATGGTTTCTCCTTAACCGAGCACTTTTTTTACGACGCCGAGTAGTTTCTGCGGATCAAAGGGCTTGACCAGCCAGCCGGTGAGTCCGGCGGCTTTGCCTTTGGCTTTGAAGTCGGCTCCGGCTTCGGTGGTGAGCATGAGGATCGGGGTGAATTTGTAGGCGGGCGTGGCGCGCAGTTTCTGCACCAGGGTGAGGCCGTCCATGACCGGCATATTGAGGTCGGTGAGCACCAGGTCAACTTTGTGCTTCTGGGCGGCGACCAGTGCTTCCTGGCCGTTGCCGGCTTCGACCACTTGATATCCTGCGCCTTTGAGTGTGAAGGACACCATCTGCAGGATGGATTTTGAATCATCAACCGCTAAAACTGTTTTTGCCATATAGACTGTTCTCCTTTTGCTTTATCTACTTTGTTTTTTCAATTATCTCTTAGATCTCTTAGACAAACTCAAAACAGCTCGATGTCACCTTCGTCCATGTTCTTCTGCGATACTGGATTGTGGTGGCTGGATTTGACGAGATCTGTCGACTCAAGGAGGAATCGTTCCAGCTGCTGTGCCGCGTCTGCTGAAGGATCACTCTGCTTCATTTTGTTACTGAGACCTTCAAAAAGTTGGTCCATGGAATCAAGACGTTTGCTGACGGTTCCAATGACCTGAGTCGCCATATCCTGAAACTGCAAATTGGTGACGGCCTGACGAACCTGTTGGGAAACGGCCTCGGCAAGATCTGAGATCTCCCGGGCACTGCGCTCAACGACCCCATTGAAATCATGCGCCTGGCTCATGGCATGGCCGATATGGTCTCGTTCTTCCTCAACCAGTTGGTCAGAGCGCTGCGACAACGATTTAATCGACAGGCTGACTTCGCCAAAGGCTTGGGAGATCTGCTGAACGGAGGTATCAATCTGCTCACTGAATCGATTGGAGCGAATGGACAGATTACGCACCTCTTCGGCGACTACGGCGAACCCTTTGCCGGCGTTTCCGGCACGGGCCGCTTCAACGGCGGCATTGATAGCAAGCAGATTGGTCTGATCGGCAATTTTGCGCACCTCGCCGAGCATGCCGAGAACTTTTTGGAACTGCTCCTGGGTGGCATCCATGGAGGTCATCAATTCAGTGGTTTGACTATTGTTCTCAATAGTCGCATCCAACAGACGCTGCATCACATCTTCGATCTCTTTGAACATCTGCTGAAAAGAAACAGAGCCACTTTCATCGGTTTGGTGCCCCCCTTGAATAATCCCTAACGCCAGCGTCTTTTGCTCATCGGTGAGCGTTTCCAGCTTGGTGAAGCTGCCAATCAATTTTTCGATGGCATCTGCAAGAATCGTCTGGACCTGAATATTTTCGTTTTGGCCATCGTGGCATTGCGAAGAAACTTCCTGCTGTAAACTGGTTAATAGCATTTCGGTTTCACTGATAAGCAAATTGTCAGAGGATCGCCTCTGCTCGTGCGGGACAACAGTGCCGGAAGAATTTTTCGCTGAGAGCGTTAACCAATACAGCGCCCAACCACTTAGCGCCGTCAGAACAACTAAAACGACGGCAACAACATCACCTTGCATTACTGTCAAACCGAGTATTGCCAAGTGCACCAAGGCAAGAGTAAGACAACCCCGCTTTACGTTAACCGCCATGAGTCTGTCCCTGTCCTTTCTCATCCAATGACTACTGAAAAATCGTCGATAAAGTGTTCACGATCACAAAAACACAGCGTGCTATGCACCAGGCCACCCAATGACGTTTTGATTTCCGTTTTTTCCTGCTCGCTAAAACCAACGAAGATCGTCGGAACACCCTCCATAAACAGTTGGAAAGAAAGAGGACTATTGTCTTTGGATGCAACGACCAGCGCCGCACCGTCGATCAGATTAGTCTGGAAGCGCTCAGCCAATTCACAGTTTCTTCCACATGTTTGAAGACAACACACGCCACAGTTCCCCTTTTCTTTTTTTTAAATCTACAAAACATGTGAAAAATTACAACAAAACAATGAACACCAAAATCAAATTAAACTTATTTTATTTTTTTGAGGCCTTATCGTCTTGTCGTAAACAAAAATCAAGAGTTAGACGCCCTGTCTATATAAATGATCAGAATATTGAAATCATTCTTGAAATTCAACTAAAATAAAAACTAAAAACCGTCATATATATATAGTTAAATCCTTTATTTATCGTTTTTTTCGAGAAAAAAAAAATTCACTGAAAACCTTTAAAAGAGCGCTCTAACATCCAAAAATTACATAAAATATCAAATGGTAGGCAAAAACAAGGACAGCTCAAATCTGAAGATCAGTGCAGTGAATCTTCTTCTCTTTCATCCACAACCTTTTTGATTCAATAGTTTTCATTTGGAGTAAAAAAGAAATCCTAAAAAAAGGGAAAAATTAACGTCACGGCCAACGCTCAAACCGGTGCGGCAAGACGGTTTAATCCAGCCGAAAAGTTCGCTGTTAAGCGACACGCCTTTTACGGTGCAACAGATTCTGATTCTTCGGTAGGTTTTAAAGGGAGTTTTAAATGGAATTCAGTCCCTTTACCAGGGGCACTCTTGACAGAGATAAGGCCATGATGTTTGGTGATAATATCGTAGCAGATACTTAATCCCAATCCAGTGCCCTCACCAACTTTTTTCGTGGTGAAAAACGGGTCAAAAATACGTGAACGTACGTCGTCAGACATACCACAACCATTATCGTTCACCGTGATGTGAGCCCATTGTTCGTCGGCCCAGGTCTTCAGGTGGATCACACCGTGCTGCTCAATGGCCTGCGCTGCGTTGACAAGCAAATTCAGCAGAACCTGGTTCAGTTGCTGCGGATTGCAAAAGACCTGCGGAAGCTCTCCATACTCTTTTTCAATTCGGCAGTTATACTTAATCTCGTTCCAGGCGATACTAAGACTCGCTTCAAGACAGTCACGCAGATCAGTCCAGTGCAAACCGGCATCGTCAACACGGGAAAAGCTTTTAAGGTTTTTCACAATCACACTGACGCGCGTCGTCCCCTCAATTGATTCTTCGATCAAATCAGCCGTGTCTTCGAGAAGGTAATCAACGTTACTGCTTTTGCGACAGTCTTTGGCCTGTTGAAAAAGATCATCGTGACCGGATTGATGAATAATCTGTTCCAACGAATCAACATACGCAGTGAAACGCTTCAGATATTTGCCAAGCGTGTTGAGGTTACTATGGATAAAGCCAACGGGATTGTTAATTTCATGGGCAACACCGGCGGCAAGTTGTCCGATCGACGCCATTTTTTCCTGTTGAACAAGTTGGCTTTGTGCTTTTTTTTGCGATTCATAGCTTTTCTCCAACTGCTCAGCCAGTTGATGACGCGCGGTCACATCATGCAAAGTCACAACCCGGATATCTTGATTTTTTTCATCTTTTTCCAAAAAATCAAACGCCTGCCAGGAAAACCATTTTTCAATCTGATCATCGTAAAATTCTCCTTGGCCGTGATCAAAAAACTGCCGCGTCACATCTTCCGGCAAAAAGTCAGTCACTGATGCACCTGTGAGCTTTTTGGTCGCCTCCCCATAGTGCCTCTCAACGGCCTGATTAATACGCTGAATATGACCTGCGCCATCCATCAGAAACATGATGTCATCAATAGAATCAAAACTCAGTGCCCACTCCCGACTGATTTTTTCAACCTCATCGAACAATTGCCGCAACTGCTCATGTTGTTGATGGAGAAGTTGCTGGTCCTGACGCTGGCGCGTCACATCCTGAATCAGAAAGAGGATATGCGTCACCTCGTTCTGTTGATCAAGAACCGGAGTGACAACCAATTCGACAACACGCTCCTGTCCCTCGGAAGAACAAACTTTTTCCCCTTTCCAGGTTTGCCCGGCGTCCAGGCATGGCCATAGATCGGGCAGTTGTTCGCGGTATTCCTGTGAAAACAGGGTGAGCTTGCGGCCCTGTATAACGCCGAGGGTACGGCACTGCACGCCATGAAAGGCTTCATTGGCGTACAGCACATTTCCGTCATTATCAGTCACAACAATCCCCGTTGGACTCTGTTCGAGAGCCAGGGCAAGTGCCTGTGTCCGATATTGTGCCTCATGGCGACGACTGATATTCAAGAAGGTGGCAATACGGCCACAACGCTGACCGTGTTTATCCACGAGAGGCAGGCAACGGTACTCCATCCATTCCAACGTCCCACCGGAAGTTTGAATGCGAATCTCAACATCTTGATGTCCGGCAGGATGGGTTTGATGATGCTCCCACAACAAGCGATCATCGGGATGAATCATCTGCTCCAAAAGCTGTGGCTGATCAAGAAATTGTTCCATTTCCCAGCCGAAAAGTTTCAGGCAGTTCGGTGAGATATAACGAATATTCTCCTCGCTGTCGAACCAG encodes the following:
- a CDS encoding STAS domain-containing protein yields the protein MFELESKTIQNSDGATYQLLIVSGDLGIATIRQFKDDLLSVLQDHNHVILDMAAVTDIDYSVLQLLCSANKYAQKHSKHFQLKDQSTEALIDRAQSLGFFRDQACNDAEDPGKCLWIPENLT
- a CDS encoding response regulator, with translation MAKTVLAVDDSKSILQMVSFTLKGAGYQVVEAGNGQEALVAAQKHKVDLVLTDLNMPVMDGLTLVQKLRATPAYKFTPILMLTTEAGADFKAKGKAAGLTGWLVKPFDPQKLLGVVKKVLG
- a CDS encoding methyl-accepting chemotaxis protein: MLLTSLQQEVSSQCHDGQNENIQVQTILADAIEKLIGSFTKLETLTDEQKTLALGIIQGGHQTDESGSVSFQQMFKEIEDVMQRLLDATIENNSQTTELMTSMDATQEQFQKVLGMLGEVRKIADQTNLLAINAAVEAARAGNAGKGFAVVAEEVRNLSIRSNRFSEQIDTSVQQISQAFGEVSLSIKSLSQRSDQLVEEERDHIGHAMSQAHDFNGVVERSAREISDLAEAVSQQVRQAVTNLQFQDMATQVIGTVSKRLDSMDQLFEGLSNKMKQSDPSADAAQQLERFLLESTDLVKSSHHNPVSQKNMDEGDIELF
- a CDS encoding PAS domain-containing protein, with amino-acid sequence MASSSRESQSLPLVLDELENMPEQQRDLLFRSVNRFGREVVCWFDSEENIRYISPNCLKLFGWEMEQFLDQPQLLEQMIHPDDRLLWEHHQTHPAGHQDVEIRIQTSGGTLEWMEYRCLPLVDKHGQRCGRIATFLNISRRHEAQYRTQALALALEQSPTGIVVTDNDGNVLYANEAFHGVQCRTLGVIQGRKLTLFSQEYREQLPDLWPCLDAGQTWKGEKVCSSEGQERVVELVVTPVLDQQNEVTHILFLIQDVTRQRQDQQLLHQQHEQLRQLFDEVEKISREWALSFDSIDDIMFLMDGAGHIQRINQAVERHYGEATKKLTGASVTDFLPEDVTRQFFDHGQGEFYDDQIEKWFSWQAFDFLEKDEKNQDIRVVTLHDVTARHQLAEQLEKSYESQKKAQSQLVQQEKMASIGQLAAGVAHEINNPVGFIHSNLNTLGKYLKRFTAYVDSLEQIIHQSGHDDLFQQAKDCRKSSNVDYLLEDTADLIEESIEGTTRVSVIVKNLKSFSRVDDAGLHWTDLRDCLEASLSIAWNEIKYNCRIEKEYGELPQVFCNPQQLNQVLLNLLVNAAQAIEQHGVIHLKTWADEQWAHITVNDNGCGMSDDVRSRIFDPFFTTKKVGEGTGLGLSICYDIITKHHGLISVKSAPGKGTEFHLKLPLKPTEESESVAP
- a CDS encoding chemotaxis protein CheA — protein: MQDAPQNAFKEEAYELLSELEDSLLELEEQPDDHETISKVFRAMHTIKGSGAMFGFTTISSFTHEVETVFDLVRNGELPVTKQLVDLSLKARDHILSLLDCDADEQEQYAAQGADLVARFQALSSSGNAPAAVDTTTTAEQEDRTPKDEITTYRIRFRPSLDILHNGTSIAQLLDELAELGESRTIAQKANIVDLEELDPENCYSSWDIILTSDCGEDAIRDVFIFVEDDSELTIKAIDLGSDEDGMDRKRLGDILVERGEISQAEIDDVLAHNKRIGDLLVEAKLVSRDQVDSALLEQQEVRKLKAKKKEKTQTASSLRVPADKLDDLVNLVGEMVTVQSRLSQVANQRHDADLLSIAEEVERLTEDLRDSTLNIRMLPIGSTFSKFKRLVRDISADLGKEVELKTTGADTELDKTVIEQLGDPLVHIIRNSMDHGIEMPDDRVAAGKPRTGQVHLSAEHSGDSVIINISDDGKGMDPEVIRQKAISKGVIGADEQLSHTDLLNLIFAPGFSTAQKVTGLSGRGVGMDVVKRAIESLRGSITLDSQKGQGSTVSLRIPLTLAIIESLLVQIGDGRYVLPLSAVEECIELTAKDIQDAHGRNLAKVRGHLVPYVPLREEFAIDGKRPAVQQIVITQINAQQLGFVVDNVIGEHQTVIKSLGPMYRDVQCVSGATILGDGSVALILDIVYLMQKAAEKNLIGSR